CTTCGCGGAGTGTACGTTCGACTACAGCGCCTCCCGGTAGAACCGCCCGAACGCGATGCGGCGCAAAGTCGCCACCGCGGCGTCGGGTTCGCTCTGGAACGTCGTCGCGACGAACGCGTCCGCGAACGGCACGTACACCCACGCCGCGCGGTCGACCTCGCTGCTCCCGTTCTCGAACACCTCGGCCTCGGGGCGCTCGTCCTGCGCGGCCTCGAAGGCCTCGTAGTCTCCCACTTCGACTTCCAGCAGCGACGCGAACAGCGCGTCGCGGGCCGTCCCCACGACCTCGCCGGTGACTTGCTCGTCGTACTCCTCCTTCGAGAGTTCGAGTTCGCGCGCGAGTTCGCGCGTGACTGTCTGTGCCGCCGGCCCCACCGCCTCGAACTGCTCGCGGACCTCGCTCTCGGTCTCGGGCGCGAGCACGCCGCGCGTCTCGGTCATACCCGAGTTCGGGGCGCCCACGCCCTACTCGCTTTCGGAGTCCTCGCTCTCGCTACCGTGCATCTCCCGCGTGAGTTCTTGGGCTTCCTCCAGAATGTTCGCGGCCTCGCCCGAGAGGTCGGCCTGCCCCGTTCGCTCGACGGCCGGCGGCTCGTGGTCGTGGGCTTCGGCCGACGCCACCTCGACGTCGGTCTCCGTCGCGTGCTCGGTCACCTCGGGCGCCAGCGACTCCGGGTCGCGGTCCGCCCAGTCCGGCACGTGCTCGTCCAGCCAGTCCTCGTGGTCGCCGCCGCGCACGAGCGCCGTGAACGCGACGTGGTTCGCGAGGTGTTCGCCGTCGGCCTCCGCGGACGCACAGACCGGACACTCGTATCCCATACCCGAAGTGAGGGACTACCGCCTAAAACCCGTCACGGTCCTCGAGGCTCGCCACCAGCACGTAGGCGTCCTCGCCGTCCGCGTAGTACTTCGGGAGCGTGCGCAGATACTCGAACCCGAACTTCTCGTAGAGCCCCCTCGCGGGCTCGTTGCTCTCCCTGACTTCCAGTTTCACGCTGCGCGCGCCCTGGGACGCGAGCGCCGACAACCCACGGCGCAACAGCGCCGCGCCCACCCCCTCGCCGCGGCGCTCGGGCCGCACCGCGAGGTCTTTGACGTGCCCGAGCGGCCGGCCGTGGTTCGGGATGTCGTCGGCGACGATGTACCCCGAGACGGGTGGCGGCGACTCCACGGTGTGGGCGTCCTCGGCCACGAGAAAGCCCGGCGTCCCCACCTGCTGTTCGAACGCCGAGTACGGCCACGGCTGCTCGAATACCGCCTGCTCGATGCGGAACACGTCGAGCAAGTCAGCGCGCGTCGCGCGCCGAATCGAGACGCCTGCCTCCGCTGGCTCGACGGTGGTCACGGTAGCCGGTAGGGCGACACGGGATAAATGACCTACGGCCACGGCTGTCGCTGGCGAGCGCGTCGAAAGAAAGAACGGAGATTCCGCTTAGTCGTCCGCGGGGCTGGCAGCGCCGCTGTCGTCGTGTTTCTGCTTCGTGAGCGACAGCTTGCCACCGGCCGCGAGCGTGCGGCGCTCGCGCTCGGACGCGTCGAGGGTCGCCGTCGCCTCCCAGTCGTCGTTCACGCGCACCGTGAACTCCTCCTGGCCGGACTTGACGGCCTCAGCCACGTCGTCGACGATTTCGACGTCGTCGCCCTGCTCGATGCGGGCGTACGTGTCCTCGTCGATGTTGAGCGGGACGATGCCGAAGTTGAAGAGGTTCGCCTTGTGGATGCGGGCGAAACTCTGCGCGAGGACGGCCTCGACGCCGAGGAACATCGGGCACATCGCGGCGTGCTCGCGGGAGGAACCCTGACCGTAGTTCTCGCCCGCGACCAGGACGCCGCTCTCGGCGGCCTTCGCGCGCTCGGCGAACGTGTCGTCGATGCGCGAGAGCGTGAACTCGGAGAGGCGCTCGATGTTCGAGCGGAACTTCAGGATGTCCGAGGTCGCCGGGATGATGTGGTCCGTCGTGATGTTGTCCTCCATCTTCAGGAGGGTTTCACCGCCGGCGTCCGAGCCGAGCGGGTCCTTGACGGGCACACTGGAGATGTTCGGGCCCTTGATGAGTTCGTCGTCGACGGACTCCTCGGGCGTGATGATGTCCGCGTCGCCCTCACCGTAGCCGCCGGAGTACGACGTCCCCATCTCGAAGCCGGGGTCCTCGAGGTCGCCGAGTTCGTCGGCGAGGTCCCGCGGGTCCACGATTTCGCCCTTCAGGGC
The nucleotide sequence above comes from Halobacterium litoreum. Encoded proteins:
- a CDS encoding DUF5809 family protein, coding for MTETRGVLAPETESEVREQFEAVGPAAQTVTRELARELELSKEEYDEQVTGEVVGTARDALFASLLEVEVGDYEAFEAAQDERPEAEVFENGSSEVDRAAWVYVPFADAFVATTFQSEPDAAVATLRRIAFGRFYREAL
- a CDS encoding DUF5810 domain-containing protein; amino-acid sequence: MGYECPVCASAEADGEHLANHVAFTALVRGGDHEDWLDEHVPDWADRDPESLAPEVTEHATETDVEVASAEAHDHEPPAVERTGQADLSGEAANILEEAQELTREMHGSESEDSESE
- a CDS encoding GNAT family N-acetyltransferase, which codes for MTTVEPAEAGVSIRRATRADLLDVFRIEQAVFEQPWPYSAFEQQVGTPGFLVAEDAHTVESPPPVSGYIVADDIPNHGRPLGHVKDLAVRPERRGEGVGAALLRRGLSALASQGARSVKLEVRESNEPARGLYEKFGFEYLRTLPKYYADGEDAYVLVASLEDRDGF